A region from the Sorex araneus isolate mSorAra2 chromosome 6, mSorAra2.pri, whole genome shotgun sequence genome encodes:
- the LOC129405679 gene encoding 40S ribosomal protein S27-like — translation MPLAKDLLHPSPEQEKRKHKKKRLVQSPNSYFMDVKCPGCYKTTTVFSHAQTVVLCVGCSTVLCQRTGGKARLTEGCSFRQKQH, via the coding sequence ATGCCTCTCGCCAAGGACCTCCTTCACCCCTCGCCGGAGCAGGAGAAGAGGAAGCACAAGAAGAAGCGGCTGGTGCAGAGCCCCAACTCCTACTTCATGGACGTCAAGTGCCCAGGATGTTATAAGACCACCACCGTCTTCAGCCATGCACAGACCGTGGTTCTGTGTGTCGGCTGCTCCACGGTCCTCTGCCAGCGCACGGGCGGGAAAGCAAGGCTTACAGAAGGATGCTCCTTCAGACAGAAGCAGCACTAA